From one Luteolibacter sp. SL250 genomic stretch:
- a CDS encoding LPS assembly lipoprotein LptE, with protein MKPIHFLVLPLLLLSSCAGYRLGGGKPPSLSSVTRISVPMFKNETQHPRAEAIATSAVAAALSQDGTYKVSSTDQADAILEGTLEKIQYTSIRGTRLDTLLPEELHNQVEISWVLKDARDPTKTLASGKSSGKSQLFVDTNLQTARNNALPDALERAGESLVSTLSNGY; from the coding sequence ATGAAACCGATCCATTTCCTGGTCCTGCCCCTGCTGCTGCTTTCATCCTGTGCCGGATACCGGCTGGGAGGCGGGAAGCCGCCCTCCCTTTCCTCGGTGACGCGCATTTCCGTCCCGATGTTCAAGAACGAGACCCAGCACCCGCGGGCCGAAGCCATCGCCACCTCGGCGGTTGCGGCGGCGCTGTCGCAGGATGGCACCTACAAGGTGTCCTCCACGGACCAAGCGGACGCCATCCTGGAAGGGACGCTGGAAAAGATCCAGTACACCTCCATCCGGGGCACCCGCCTGGACACGCTCCTGCCGGAGGAACTGCACAACCAGGTTGAGATCTCCTGGGTCCTGAAGGACGCGCGGGATCCCACGAAGACCCTGGCTTCCGGAAAATCCTCCGGAAAGAGCCAGTTGTTCGTGGACACCAATCTCCAGACCGCGAGGAACAACGCCTTGCCTGATGCCCTCGAACGTGCCGGGGAGTCGCTCGTTTCGACCCTCTCCAACGGTTACTGA
- a CDS encoding MoxR family ATPase → MSTSSVAETQRELEINPADVAACRETYAAIQQELAKVIVGQSKVVEEILISIFTRSHALLVGVPGLAKTLLISTLADTLKMSFRRIQFTPDLMPSDITGTEVIYQDPVSGDKQFKFLPGPLFSNIVLADEINRTPPKTQAAMLEAMQERRVTVGGVTRPLPSPFFVLATQNPLEQEGTYPLPEAQLDRFMFLIHVGYPDAEEELQVMKRGTSGKGEQPQPVLDGEAIIRLQEIVKALPVADHVFRYARDIVRSTRPREEGALDYCKQYLSFGAGPRASLSLIMAAKAHALINGQVYVGCENVAAVAPSIMRHRIAPNFSAQSEGITPDDVIAKVLSAIPKHDA, encoded by the coding sequence ATGTCCACTTCCTCCGTCGCTGAAACGCAGCGAGAACTCGAAATCAATCCTGCTGATGTCGCCGCCTGCCGCGAAACGTACGCGGCCATCCAGCAGGAACTCGCCAAAGTCATCGTCGGCCAGTCAAAGGTCGTCGAAGAGATCCTGATCTCCATCTTCACCCGCAGCCACGCGCTGCTGGTCGGTGTCCCCGGCCTGGCGAAGACGCTGCTCATCTCCACGCTGGCGGACACGCTGAAGATGTCCTTCCGCCGCATCCAGTTCACCCCGGACCTGATGCCCAGCGACATCACCGGCACGGAGGTCATCTATCAGGACCCCGTTTCCGGGGACAAGCAGTTCAAGTTCCTGCCCGGACCGCTGTTCTCCAACATCGTCCTCGCGGACGAAATCAACCGGACCCCGCCGAAGACCCAGGCCGCCATGCTGGAAGCCATGCAGGAACGCCGCGTGACCGTCGGTGGCGTGACCCGGCCCCTGCCGTCGCCCTTCTTCGTCCTCGCGACGCAGAACCCGCTTGAACAGGAAGGCACCTACCCGCTGCCGGAAGCGCAGCTCGACCGCTTCATGTTCCTCATCCACGTCGGCTATCCGGATGCGGAGGAAGAACTGCAGGTCATGAAGCGCGGCACCAGTGGCAAGGGGGAGCAGCCCCAGCCCGTCCTCGATGGCGAGGCGATCATCCGCCTCCAGGAGATCGTCAAGGCGCTGCCGGTCGCCGACCATGTTTTCAGATACGCGCGTGACATCGTCCGCAGCACCCGCCCCCGGGAGGAAGGCGCGCTGGACTACTGCAAGCAGTACCTCAGCTTCGGCGCCGGCCCGCGTGCCAGCCTCAGCCTCATCATGGCGGCGAAGGCACACGCCCTCATCAACGGCCAGGTGTATGTCGGCTGTGAGAACGTCGCCGCTGTCGCCCCGTCGATCATGCGCCATCGCATCGCCCCGAATTTCTCGGCACAGAGCGAGGGCATCACCCCGGACGACGTCATCGCGAAGGTTCTGAGCGCGATCCCGAAACATGACGCCTGA
- a CDS encoding DUF58 domain-containing protein: MTPDLLDADAVSRGEALGLMARKIVEGYRVGEHRSPFHGFAIEFAQHREYATGDDMRHLDWKVLGRSDRYYIKQYEQDTNFVTHLVMDGSASMNYGSAKVTKLHFAKALAACLSHMILLQRDAVALALVDTEVKEYLPRTDSLPKIQHIMDRLAAFNATGETKLGVALEQVAREARRRGIVVLISDFFDDEEGLVKGLERLVFSGNEVIVFHTLDPYELTFPFNGTWKFKDLEGPAQLKASPADIRREYLKNFDAFRLRIRRICEKFQAHYILADTGKPLAETLSGYLAFRQSVSRK, from the coding sequence ATGACGCCTGATCTTCTGGATGCGGATGCCGTTTCACGCGGCGAGGCGCTCGGCCTGATGGCACGGAAGATCGTGGAGGGCTACCGCGTCGGTGAGCACCGCTCGCCGTTCCATGGCTTCGCCATCGAGTTCGCGCAGCACCGTGAGTATGCGACGGGGGATGACATGCGCCACCTGGACTGGAAGGTCCTCGGCCGCTCCGACCGCTACTACATCAAGCAGTACGAGCAGGACACGAACTTCGTGACCCATCTGGTCATGGATGGCAGCGCGTCCATGAACTACGGCTCCGCCAAGGTGACGAAGCTCCATTTCGCGAAGGCGCTCGCCGCCTGCCTGTCCCACATGATCCTGCTGCAGCGGGATGCCGTCGCGCTGGCGTTGGTGGACACGGAGGTGAAGGAATACCTCCCCCGCACCGACAGCCTGCCGAAGATCCAGCACATCATGGATCGTCTGGCGGCCTTCAATGCCACGGGAGAAACGAAGCTCGGTGTCGCCCTGGAACAGGTTGCCCGGGAAGCCCGCCGCCGCGGCATCGTCGTCCTCATCAGTGACTTCTTCGATGACGAGGAAGGTCTGGTGAAAGGCCTGGAGCGGCTCGTCTTCTCCGGCAACGAGGTCATCGTTTTCCACACGCTCGATCCGTATGAGCTGACCTTCCCCTTCAACGGCACGTGGAAGTTCAAGGATCTGGAAGGCCCGGCTCAGCTCAAGGCCTCCCCGGCGGACATCCGCAGGGAATACCTGAAGAACTTCGACGCCTTCCGCCTCCGCATCCGCCGCATCTGCGAGAAGTTCCAGGCGCACTACATCCTCGCGGACACCGGCAAACCACTCGCGGAAACGCTCAGCGGCTACCTCGCCTTCCGCCAATCCGTCAGCAGGAAATGA
- a CDS encoding BatA domain-containing protein produces MNFLQPLMLAGLAAVSVPIIIHLLNKFRVRTTDWGAMRFLLDSIQKNQKRVKMEDLILLILRCLLVALAVLAFARPVLTALVKGGADDGEAVAAVILLDNSASMTRSAGATTLFDQAKKEVGKWLDKQPSQSLAALYLVSNRTETLVPKPGPDLGLVRKMLSEAEASDRGTDLAQAVRLAVESLKTISGRPREILIYTDGQAGGWAKNAEILKLAEENPGIRIKTVIVGDKAADNVGLVALRADGGVVAARQPCRFHVEVGNYGTTAVENLKVTLAIGDGPPMADATIARIEPGTRQAASVIISFPDAGPQSLVASIPPDAFAADNKRVAALDVVSQMNVLVAEENPSVPAMDRDGFFVANALVPLSSDQMARHFLAAVPTSIADLPAELGNRNNTAAQSIFLCNPGPISSSVTVALKGYVERGGNLVIFPGPQTNPEDWKSNAALQELLPAELGIPTEEAEGAAVQTFQHTAFNHPVTALWNDSAQGSLSAVKFFRHFPLTVKKTGAPRVIAQLANGEPAVVEWTVGEGNVVLFNSTATPEWNNLPLHPAFVPFLQRLMGHLNRRNESRLILPPGEAFRKPVDEQWKGSDFSVRRPGSDSSRTAGQVVSDDKQAFIRYAATEKAGIYQVSVGNDLLATFAVQIDPAESDLRQVDPEIISGLANAGGETEKTEITRSVVTKEFWTMLLWIVAAIFVVEAIMAHRISHTRSV; encoded by the coding sequence ATGAATTTCCTCCAGCCATTGATGTTGGCGGGTCTGGCCGCGGTGTCAGTCCCGATCATCATCCACCTTCTCAACAAGTTCCGGGTGCGCACCACGGACTGGGGTGCCATGCGGTTCCTGCTGGACAGCATCCAGAAGAACCAGAAGCGGGTGAAGATGGAGGACCTCATCCTGCTGATCCTCCGCTGCCTGCTGGTGGCGCTGGCCGTGCTCGCCTTCGCCCGTCCCGTCCTCACCGCCCTGGTCAAGGGTGGCGCGGATGACGGTGAGGCCGTGGCCGCCGTCATCCTGCTGGACAACTCCGCCAGCATGACCCGCAGCGCGGGAGCCACGACTCTGTTCGATCAGGCGAAGAAGGAAGTCGGCAAATGGCTGGACAAACAGCCTTCCCAGTCGCTCGCCGCGCTCTACCTCGTCTCCAACCGCACCGAGACACTGGTGCCGAAGCCCGGACCTGATCTGGGGCTGGTCAGGAAAATGCTTTCGGAGGCGGAAGCCAGCGACCGTGGCACGGATCTGGCGCAGGCCGTGCGACTGGCGGTGGAAAGCCTGAAAACCATCAGCGGCAGGCCGCGCGAGATCCTCATCTACACGGACGGTCAGGCCGGCGGCTGGGCGAAGAACGCGGAGATCCTGAAGCTGGCGGAGGAGAACCCCGGCATCCGCATCAAGACGGTCATCGTCGGGGACAAGGCGGCGGACAATGTCGGACTGGTCGCGCTCCGCGCGGACGGCGGCGTGGTGGCCGCACGCCAGCCATGCCGCTTCCATGTGGAGGTGGGCAACTACGGAACCACCGCCGTGGAAAACCTGAAGGTCACCTTGGCCATCGGTGATGGGCCGCCGATGGCGGATGCCACCATCGCAAGAATCGAACCCGGCACCCGGCAGGCCGCCAGCGTGATCATTTCCTTTCCGGATGCCGGGCCGCAGTCGTTGGTGGCCAGCATCCCTCCGGATGCCTTCGCCGCCGACAACAAGCGTGTCGCCGCGCTGGATGTGGTCAGCCAGATGAACGTGCTGGTGGCGGAGGAGAATCCCTCCGTGCCCGCCATGGACCGTGACGGATTCTTCGTCGCCAATGCGTTGGTGCCCCTCTCCTCGGACCAGATGGCACGTCACTTCCTCGCCGCCGTGCCAACGTCCATCGCGGATCTGCCCGCGGAACTGGGCAACCGCAACAACACCGCGGCGCAGTCCATCTTCCTCTGCAATCCCGGTCCGATTTCCTCCAGTGTCACCGTCGCCTTGAAGGGCTACGTGGAGCGGGGAGGCAATCTGGTCATCTTCCCCGGGCCACAGACAAATCCGGAGGATTGGAAATCGAACGCCGCCTTGCAGGAACTGCTGCCCGCGGAGCTGGGCATCCCCACGGAAGAGGCGGAAGGCGCGGCGGTGCAGACCTTCCAGCACACCGCCTTCAACCATCCGGTCACGGCCCTGTGGAATGACTCCGCGCAGGGCAGCCTGTCAGCCGTGAAGTTCTTCCGGCACTTCCCGCTCACGGTGAAGAAGACCGGAGCGCCGCGTGTCATCGCCCAACTGGCGAACGGCGAACCGGCCGTGGTGGAGTGGACCGTGGGGGAGGGGAACGTCGTCCTCTTCAACAGCACCGCCACGCCGGAGTGGAACAACCTGCCGCTGCATCCGGCGTTTGTCCCGTTCCTCCAGCGCCTGATGGGCCACCTCAACCGCCGCAACGAATCCCGGCTCATCCTTCCCCCGGGCGAGGCATTCCGGAAGCCGGTCGATGAACAATGGAAGGGCAGCGACTTCTCCGTCCGCCGTCCCGGCAGTGACTCCAGCCGTACCGCCGGACAGGTCGTGTCCGATGACAAGCAGGCATTCATCCGCTACGCCGCGACCGAAAAGGCGGGCATCTATCAGGTGAGCGTGGGCAACGACTTGCTCGCCACCTTCGCCGTCCAGATCGACCCCGCCGAGTCCGACCTGCGCCAGGTGGATCCGGAGATCATCAGCGGACTGGCCAACGCGGGAGGGGAGACGGAGAAAACGGAGATCACCCGCTCCGTCGTCACCAAGGAGTTCTGGACGATGCTCCTCTGGATCGTCGCCGCCATTTTCGTCGTGGAAGCAATCATGGCCCATCGCATCAGCCACACCCGGTCCGTATGA
- a CDS encoding VWA domain-containing protein, whose translation MKAIFPTLAATEWRVSFEGISPGLAFGLFVVASLATAFAYWKFAGSAPRWRKFLMAFLRIAAVLVLAALLAKPVLNLTVHDPVRQPLLVLVDGSESMKFEDRRESKEDLERAEAATGSRQTGVPRNKILEGIAASQKLDLWPRLSEQSDLIFHQFGRNVSRVAAPEGELKRDDAAKIFSGLKYEESATAIGEAVRQVLQEPRPQPAGGVLLVTDGANNGGSSPIEAAQIAKEQGVPLFIYGVGVTSPRDVQVREVVAQKLAFVSEKLEVRGKIVSRSMEEKTVTASLIANGEIVEGKDITIGGDREQEVSFTYEPKTAGELKLEISIPVQADEAGKDNNIASALVRVTDSKFNVLLIEQEPRWDFRYLLDYLQRDPRLEVKCVMIDGEPGLDQIENSPFLPSLPESRDAYFKSQVIILGDVDPEDLGEERMQIITEWVQAGGGIIFLSGPNFNPTAYAGTPLESLLPVVPDTMLSRDAATVREREPFQLQLSRIGEDSPYLQMDPDPEENKRIWEAFPGVRWTAPVARVKPGAEVLLVDPRPEKSGRYGLLPVFAMQGYGSGKCVYFGTDETYRWRSRTGEKYYSILWGQIMQTLALQLLEGASSLTQLKSERKQYSIGDTVVISGNAYTEGFEPLLVPTLEGTVKMESGGKTVEEPFELHGIDRNAFRGEFTATTPGSYSFATTRDPEGIVKFEVIDSRPERTQTALDEKLLKSMAEISGGQFFREEDLAGLPDRIAAKSATIATFKKLDLFHNGWFLAALLGFLFLEWLLRRLTQLK comes from the coding sequence ATGAAAGCCATCTTCCCCACATTGGCCGCCACGGAATGGCGCGTGAGCTTCGAGGGCATCTCGCCCGGTCTGGCATTCGGACTGTTCGTGGTGGCATCGCTTGCCACCGCATTCGCCTACTGGAAATTCGCAGGCTCCGCCCCGCGTTGGAGGAAGTTCCTGATGGCGTTCTTACGCATCGCCGCCGTGCTGGTGCTCGCCGCGCTGCTGGCGAAACCGGTCCTCAACCTCACCGTGCATGATCCGGTGCGCCAGCCGCTGCTGGTGCTGGTGGACGGCTCGGAGAGCATGAAGTTCGAGGACCGCCGGGAGAGCAAGGAGGACCTGGAGCGCGCGGAGGCCGCCACCGGATCGCGGCAGACGGGTGTGCCCCGCAACAAGATCCTCGAAGGCATTGCGGCCAGCCAGAAACTGGATCTGTGGCCCCGCCTGTCGGAACAGTCGGATCTCATTTTCCACCAGTTCGGCAGGAATGTCTCCCGGGTGGCCGCGCCGGAGGGCGAGCTGAAGCGCGATGACGCCGCGAAGATTTTCTCCGGGCTGAAGTATGAGGAAAGCGCCACCGCCATCGGCGAGGCCGTGCGCCAGGTGTTGCAGGAGCCGCGCCCGCAGCCTGCGGGTGGCGTGCTGCTGGTGACGGACGGTGCGAACAACGGCGGCTCGTCGCCCATTGAGGCCGCGCAGATCGCCAAGGAGCAGGGTGTGCCGCTTTTCATCTACGGTGTCGGCGTGACATCACCGCGGGACGTGCAGGTGCGGGAGGTGGTGGCGCAGAAGCTGGCCTTCGTTTCGGAGAAACTGGAAGTGCGCGGAAAGATCGTTTCCCGGAGCATGGAGGAAAAGACCGTCACCGCCAGCCTCATCGCGAACGGGGAGATCGTGGAGGGCAAGGACATCACCATCGGCGGGGACAGGGAGCAGGAGGTATCCTTCACCTATGAGCCGAAGACGGCCGGTGAGCTGAAGCTGGAGATCTCCATCCCGGTGCAGGCGGATGAAGCGGGCAAGGACAACAACATCGCCTCCGCCCTGGTGCGGGTGACGGACAGCAAGTTCAACGTGCTGCTCATCGAGCAGGAGCCACGCTGGGACTTCCGTTACCTCCTCGACTACCTCCAGCGGGATCCACGGCTGGAGGTGAAGTGCGTCATGATCGACGGTGAGCCGGGGCTCGACCAGATCGAGAACTCACCTTTCCTGCCGTCCCTTCCGGAATCCCGCGACGCCTATTTCAAGTCCCAGGTCATCATCCTCGGGGATGTCGATCCGGAGGATCTCGGGGAGGAACGGATGCAGATCATCACGGAGTGGGTGCAGGCCGGCGGCGGCATCATTTTCCTCAGCGGGCCGAATTTCAACCCCACCGCGTATGCGGGCACTCCGCTGGAGTCGTTGCTGCCGGTCGTTCCGGACACGATGCTCTCCAGGGACGCCGCGACCGTCCGCGAGCGTGAGCCGTTCCAGCTCCAGCTCAGCCGCATCGGCGAGGACTCCCCGTATCTCCAGATGGATCCGGATCCGGAGGAGAACAAGCGCATCTGGGAAGCATTTCCGGGCGTCCGCTGGACGGCCCCCGTCGCCCGCGTGAAGCCCGGCGCGGAGGTCCTGCTGGTCGATCCCCGCCCGGAGAAGTCCGGCCGTTACGGACTCCTGCCGGTCTTCGCGATGCAGGGCTACGGCTCCGGCAAGTGCGTCTATTTCGGAACGGATGAAACCTACCGCTGGCGCAGCCGCACGGGTGAGAAGTACTACTCCATCCTCTGGGGCCAGATCATGCAGACACTGGCGCTGCAGCTCCTGGAAGGCGCGTCATCGCTCACCCAGTTGAAGTCGGAGCGGAAGCAATACTCCATCGGTGACACGGTGGTGATCTCCGGCAACGCCTACACGGAGGGCTTCGAGCCGCTGCTGGTGCCCACATTGGAAGGCACCGTGAAGATGGAGTCCGGCGGAAAGACGGTCGAGGAACCGTTCGAGCTGCACGGCATCGACCGCAACGCATTCCGTGGTGAGTTCACCGCCACCACGCCCGGCAGCTACAGCTTCGCCACCACCCGGGATCCGGAGGGCATCGTGAAGTTCGAGGTCATCGACTCCCGCCCGGAGCGCACGCAGACCGCGTTGGATGAGAAGCTGCTGAAGTCGATGGCGGAGATCTCCGGCGGACAGTTCTTCCGTGAGGAGGATCTCGCCGGGCTGCCGGACAGGATCGCCGCGAAAAGCGCCACCATCGCCACCTTCAAAAAGCTGGACCTGTTCCACAACGGATGGTTCCTCGCCGCCCTGCTCGGATTCCTCTTCCTCGAATGGCTGCTGCGGCGGCTGACGCAACTGAAATGA